One window from the genome of Candidatus Synechococcus calcipolaris G9 encodes:
- a CDS encoding extracellular solute-binding protein yields the protein MERRSFLRGLGGLSLGLLAGGCQGITPTGLTIHGLKGSLPAQLLRRFRQASGQNLSYQVHLTPADLFALLADDLGDNSLVSLGQAWLDGAIAPGKIQPMAKSALPSLEDLDPRWQSLIETPPLPTDTVWGIPYRWGATVMVYRRDRFAELGWTPTDWSDLWRSDLQGKFSLLNDPREVIGLTLKHLGHSYNSDRPQDIPPLLANLQSLRQGCKLFSSDAYLQPLVLGDTWLAVGWSSDVLPLLKRDDTLGAVMPKSGTALWTDIWVQPQSGENQPLDLDQQAWLNFWLEPEVARLLSQFSDGVSPLILSSEDIELPSPAETLLLTDGPALAASEFILPQAPEVAAQYQKIWTETILRWDGTADST from the coding sequence ATGGAGCGGCGTTCCTTTTTAAGGGGTTTAGGAGGCCTATCCCTGGGGCTACTGGCGGGGGGGTGTCAGGGAATAACGCCAACGGGATTGACGATCCATGGTCTCAAGGGGTCTCTCCCCGCCCAACTATTGCGGCGATTTCGCCAAGCATCGGGCCAGAACCTTTCCTATCAGGTGCATTTGACCCCCGCGGATCTATTCGCCCTCCTGGCGGATGATCTGGGCGACAATAGCTTGGTGAGTTTGGGCCAGGCCTGGCTGGATGGGGCGATCGCCCCAGGGAAAATTCAACCCATGGCTAAATCAGCCCTGCCGTCCCTGGAGGATTTGGATCCCCGCTGGCAGAGTTTAATTGAAACTCCTCCCCTGCCAACGGATACAGTGTGGGGCATCCCCTATCGCTGGGGAGCCACGGTGATGGTTTATCGCCGCGATCGCTTTGCCGAGTTAGGCTGGACACCCACGGATTGGTCTGATCTGTGGCGATCGGATCTTCAAGGTAAATTTAGTCTGTTAAATGACCCACGGGAAGTCATTGGCCTGACCCTCAAACACCTGGGACATTCCTACAACAGCGATCGCCCCCAGGATATTCCTCCCCTCCTAGCCAATCTCCAATCCCTCCGCCAGGGTTGTAAGCTTTTTAGCTCCGATGCCTACCTGCAACCGCTAGTGTTGGGGGATACCTGGCTGGCCGTGGGCTGGTCAAGTGATGTTTTACCCCTCCTCAAACGCGACGATACCCTGGGGGCCGTGATGCCCAAATCCGGGACGGCCCTCTGGACAGATATCTGGGTGCAGCCCCAGTCCGGGGAAAATCAACCCCTTGATCTCGATCAGCAGGCCTGGCTAAACTTTTGGTTGGAACCTGAAGTCGCCCGCCTCCTGTCCCAATTTAGCGATGGGGTATCCCCGCTGATTCTCTCTAGCGAGGATATAGAACTGCCTAGTCCCGCAGAAACCCTACTGTTAACGGATGGCCCCGCCCTAGCAGCCAGTGAATTCATTTTGCCCCAGGCTCCAGAGGTGGCGGCCCAATATCAAAAAATTTGGACGGAAACGATTCTCCGCTGGGATGGAACTGCCGATTCGACCTAA
- a CDS encoding flavin prenyltransferase UbiX gives MSLSSPIVIGVSGASGLIYAVRTIKFLLRAGQIIQLVASKAVHQVWQAEQGIKMPAQPEKQALFWRQQADEWGGELTCHPPTHIGAAIASGSYRTIGMLIIPCSMSTVAKISAGLSSDLLERAADVQLKEGGKLVIVPRETPFSLIHLENLTRLARAGARIVPAIPAWYHRPQTIEDLVDFVVARALDQLGLDCVPLQRWQGPIQ, from the coding sequence GTGTCATTATCTTCCCCCATTGTGATTGGCGTATCGGGAGCATCTGGTTTAATCTACGCCGTAAGAACGATTAAATTTCTATTACGTGCAGGCCAGATTATTCAATTAGTGGCCTCCAAGGCGGTGCATCAGGTCTGGCAAGCAGAGCAGGGTATTAAAATGCCCGCCCAGCCGGAGAAACAGGCTCTTTTTTGGCGGCAACAGGCCGATGAATGGGGCGGAGAGTTAACCTGCCATCCCCCCACCCATATTGGAGCAGCGATCGCCAGTGGTTCCTACCGTACCATTGGTATGCTGATTATTCCCTGTAGTATGAGTACGGTTGCTAAAATTTCGGCGGGATTAAGCTCCGATCTCCTGGAGCGGGCCGCCGATGTGCAACTCAAAGAAGGGGGAAAACTCGTGATTGTGCCCCGGGAAACGCCCTTTAGTCTCATCCACCTGGAAAATCTTACCCGCCTCGCCCGGGCAGGGGCCAGAATTGTGCCCGCCATTCCCGCTTGGTACCATCGCCCCCAAACTATTGAGGATTTAGTTGATTTTGTGGTTGCCCGCGCCTTAGATCAACTGGGTTTAGATTGTGTGCCGTTGCAGCGGTGGCAGGGGCCGATTCAGTAA
- a CDS encoding carbon dioxide-concentrating mechanism protein CcmK produces the protein MPIAVGMVEVLGHPPALSVADVMVKAARVTLVGYERVSGARLTIIVRGDVSEVQIAVAAGVDAAKRIPADNPKETTLYLSSTVIPRPDSNLEAIFETMCLQYGEGWERFFA, from the coding sequence ATGCCCATTGCGGTTGGGATGGTAGAGGTTTTAGGCCATCCTCCGGCCCTATCTGTTGCCGATGTGATGGTCAAAGCTGCCCGTGTTACCCTGGTTGGCTACGAGCGGGTGAGTGGTGCTCGCCTGACGATTATTGTTCGCGGTGATGTTTCAGAAGTACAAATTGCGGTGGCGGCCGGTGTGGATGCGGCGAAACGGATTCCGGCGGATAATCCCAAGGAAACAACCCTTTATCTGTCGTCAACGGTGATCCCCCGGCCCGATAGTAATCTGGAAGCTATATTTGAAACCATGTGTCTTCAGTATGGTGAAGGCTGGGAACGATTTTTTGCCTAG
- a CDS encoding DEAD/DEAH box helicase family protein, whose amino-acid sequence MSELHLQDKFLVPFIKTELGYREVKPNTVTSSLIIEEDLQEFISQTTLNQRAYETLLRKYNGNPQALLADLIELIQERIASSRNMALFINANKSVTLRGIKLHLFYTDDSVIHDSELFNQNIFSVIQELPYKYEYKNEKVFSFRPDLCFFVNGLYLVYSELKANFSNQTAKKNGRGKVTKDYFEAIRKYHEVFDQSPHLSDSEKERYRRDFLKIFEKAIHITTTDIAETYVIRTIDQFFDEALATCRAGKFNREEYDKKVFEAFKPYPLLNPNADKKDKLKELFTFHYGKSFIEKEILYYNFIEREVYTVNGRKELKDEKGQLICPRPKQKFGTDKILAKIDEFLDHEIEDDYFIHHLEQQLAHVAPAKRAELIEKRKAYANNKNVYSLLLQYAAGFGKSNIIGWTALQLKDIRRNGEYVYNKVMIVVDRLQLRSQIDAKMRNMNIENSMFLEAHDKKTFQEALISDQRLVIINLQKFQDVRKILDADTLQHLANLRIVFLIDEIHRSNSGSQHEEMVNIFDVLQTPFDANATYNQTRTKKNLIIGFTATPDDNTLARFGEFSGYAESEKLWVPFDAYTMNEAIKDGFILNPIKNIVPVASKMLFDLPSNELEGFKEPNYKDADKRQIYENTERIDEISKYIADLLVKDVYRQIRGTGKAMLAVYSIKAARLYAEAVKRHFQTITQQRKYEKYADAPIYVVYSSSQDQQSSTGLNDGLSEEKVLENFALRKNGLIIVVAKLQTGFDERRLHTLFLDKEIRGIAAIQAISRVDRTAKYKNDCKIVDFSYNNVNVQNIKDAFEHFSDVVVSDFDPFSDLRILDILFSELKKSGVYTQFFDAFLQIFNDDAKHNNPESYLDLESSIEKHISANPQHTADAKAKAAQYFTILNRIEYVITLDDKYKEPSFLAFLCLFNRLYNQQHRSDDVKDPIEVYFDNQIGIVEVEAQETEPKKKRETKVATSSGTYKVHQFDILAVIEARNEQEDLKAQRIKEFEAKIQDLFAYVLDSDEGKRLIVKINSNVSEDEIYEDFAKIYRKYKILNRKIVGEYFFKEMEDLVDKLCDDFEHIVYKSTKQ is encoded by the coding sequence ATGAGTGAACTTCACCTGCAAGACAAATTCCTCGTTCCGTTCATCAAGACAGAGCTAGGCTACCGGGAAGTCAAACCCAACACTGTTACCAGTTCTTTGATCATTGAGGAAGATCTGCAAGAATTCATTTCTCAAACCACCCTCAACCAGAGAGCTTACGAAACTTTGCTGAGGAAATACAACGGCAATCCTCAAGCTCTGCTAGCAGACCTCATCGAACTCATCCAAGAACGGATCGCCAGCAGTCGGAATATGGCACTGTTTATCAATGCCAACAAATCCGTTACCCTGCGAGGGATTAAGCTCCATCTGTTCTATACCGATGACAGCGTTATTCACGATAGCGAACTATTCAACCAAAATATTTTTTCCGTTATTCAAGAACTGCCCTACAAATATGAGTATAAAAATGAAAAAGTCTTTTCCTTCCGCCCCGATCTCTGTTTCTTTGTCAATGGTCTGTATCTGGTTTACAGCGAACTCAAAGCCAATTTCAGCAACCAAACTGCCAAGAAAAACGGACGGGGCAAAGTCACCAAAGACTACTTTGAAGCGATCAGAAAGTATCACGAAGTCTTTGATCAAAGCCCTCACCTCAGCGACTCAGAAAAAGAACGTTACCGCCGAGACTTCCTGAAAATCTTTGAAAAAGCGATTCACATCACCACCACCGACATTGCCGAAACCTACGTTATCCGCACCATCGATCAATTCTTTGATGAAGCCCTCGCCACCTGTAGAGCAGGTAAGTTCAATCGTGAGGAATACGATAAAAAAGTCTTTGAAGCCTTCAAACCCTATCCCCTGCTAAATCCCAACGCCGATAAAAAAGACAAGCTGAAAGAGCTTTTCACCTTCCACTACGGCAAAAGCTTTATCGAAAAAGAAATTCTCTACTACAACTTCATCGAGCGGGAAGTTTACACGGTCAATGGTCGCAAAGAACTCAAAGACGAGAAAGGCCAACTTATTTGCCCCCGACCTAAGCAAAAATTTGGCACTGACAAGATCCTGGCAAAAATAGACGAATTCCTAGACCACGAGATCGAAGATGACTACTTCATTCACCACCTAGAGCAACAGCTTGCCCACGTTGCCCCCGCCAAACGCGCCGAACTAATCGAAAAGCGCAAAGCCTACGCCAACAACAAAAACGTCTATTCCCTGTTGCTGCAATATGCGGCTGGGTTTGGCAAATCCAACATTATCGGCTGGACAGCCCTCCAACTCAAAGATATACGCCGCAATGGTGAGTATGTCTACAATAAGGTCATGATCGTGGTCGATCGCCTGCAACTCCGCAGCCAGATTGATGCCAAAATGCGGAACATGAACATTGAAAACTCTATGTTCCTCGAAGCTCACGATAAGAAAACCTTTCAAGAAGCCCTCATCTCTGATCAGCGCTTAGTCATCATCAACCTACAAAAATTCCAAGATGTGCGAAAAATCTTGGATGCCGACACCTTGCAACATCTAGCTAATCTCCGCATCGTCTTCTTGATTGACGAGATTCACCGCTCCAACAGTGGCAGTCAACACGAAGAAATGGTCAATATCTTCGATGTGTTGCAAACCCCCTTTGATGCCAACGCAACCTATAACCAAACCCGCACGAAGAAAAACCTGATCATTGGCTTCACTGCCACCCCCGATGACAACACCCTGGCAAGATTCGGAGAATTCAGCGGCTATGCCGAAAGTGAAAAGCTTTGGGTGCCCTTTGATGCCTACACCATGAATGAGGCTATTAAAGACGGCTTCATCCTCAACCCCATCAAAAATATCGTTCCCGTTGCCTCTAAGATGCTGTTTGACCTTCCCAGTAATGAGCTAGAGGGCTTCAAGGAACCCAACTACAAAGATGCTGATAAAAGACAAATTTACGAAAATACAGAGCGCATTGATGAGATATCAAAGTACATTGCTGATTTGCTAGTTAAAGATGTCTACCGACAAATCAGAGGCACAGGCAAAGCGATGTTAGCGGTGTACTCCATTAAAGCTGCTCGACTGTATGCTGAGGCCGTTAAACGTCACTTTCAGACCATCACCCAACAGCGCAAGTATGAGAAGTATGCGGATGCCCCCATCTATGTGGTGTATTCCAGCAGTCAAGATCAGCAAAGCTCTACCGGGTTAAATGATGGACTCAGCGAAGAAAAAGTCTTAGAAAACTTTGCCCTCAGAAAAAACGGCTTAATCATCGTCGTTGCCAAACTGCAAACCGGATTTGATGAGCGGCGACTACACACCCTATTCCTCGATAAGGAAATCAGAGGCATTGCCGCAATTCAAGCCATCTCACGGGTAGACCGCACAGCCAAATACAAAAACGACTGTAAGATCGTTGACTTCTCCTACAACAACGTCAATGTGCAAAACATCAAAGATGCCTTTGAGCATTTCTCTGATGTAGTGGTGAGTGATTTTGATCCCTTCAGCGATCTGCGGATTTTAGACATCCTCTTTTCAGAACTTAAAAAGTCTGGAGTCTATACCCAATTCTTTGACGCATTCCTGCAAATCTTCAATGATGATGCCAAGCACAACAATCCAGAAAGTTACCTTGACCTGGAAAGCAGCATCGAGAAACACATCTCAGCCAACCCTCAACACACGGCTGATGCCAAAGCCAAAGCCGCTCAATACTTCACCATTCTCAACCGCATCGAGTATGTTATTACTCTGGACGACAAATACAAAGAACCCAGCTTTCTCGCATTCCTATGCCTGTTCAATCGTCTCTATAACCAACAGCATCGCAGCGACGATGTCAAAGACCCCATTGAAGTCTACTTTGACAACCAAATCGGTATTGTGGAAGTGGAAGCCCAAGAAACTGAACCTAAGAAAAAGCGGGAAACCAAAGTTGCCACCTCTAGCGGAACTTATAAGGTTCATCAATTTGACATCCTGGCAGTCATCGAAGCCCGTAATGAACAAGAAGACCTTAAAGCCCAACGGATTAAGGAATTTGAAGCAAAAATTCAAGACCTGTTTGCTTATGTTTTGGATTCTGACGAAGGTAAACGGTTAATTGTCAAAATCAATTCTAATGTATCAGAAGATGAGATTTACGAAGACTTTGCTAAAATCTATCGCAAGTATAAAATTCTTAATAGGAAAATCGTGGGAGAGTATTTCTTCAAAGAAATGGAAGATTTAGTCGATAAACTGTGTGATGACTTTGAACATATAGTTTATAAATCTACGAAACAATAA
- a CDS encoding glucose-6-phosphate isomerase, whose translation MDPLTLWQQYQDWLYYHPELKLYLDVSRMGLDQATVATLTPAFQQAFQAMAELEAGAIANPDEDRMVGHYWLRDPDLAPAPELTAEIRATLEQIKTFVDQVHSGQIAPPQGGKFRDVISVGIGGSALGPQFVSQALAPLDAPLNIHFLDNTDPAGFDRLLTQLGDRLVNSLVLVVSKSGGTPETCNGMVEVAAAFQRAGLDFPKHAVAITMNGSKLFQIAQTNHWLAIFPMYDWVGGRTSELSAVGLLPAALQGIAIEEMLTGAKQMDAATRVPQIKTNPAALLALAWYHAGNGKGEKDMVVLPYKDSLQLFSRYLQQLVMESLGKEKDLDGQIVHQGIAVYGNKGTTDQHAYVQQLRDGLANFFLTFIEVLKDRPGTPIDVEPGITSGDYLCGLLLGTRQALYDNDRPSLTVTLPEVTPTTVGALIALYERAVGLYGFLVNVNAYHQPGVEAGKKAAAANLALQLKLVNALKQESGPIPLIDLVTKLGVPEQAEMAYLLLRHLAANDQRVELLGSPQTPGQLRVVWQG comes from the coding sequence ATGGATCCTCTGACACTCTGGCAGCAGTATCAAGACTGGTTATACTATCACCCGGAACTTAAACTCTATCTCGATGTCAGTCGGATGGGTCTAGATCAAGCCACGGTGGCGACATTAACCCCTGCGTTTCAGCAGGCATTTCAGGCAATGGCAGAGCTAGAGGCCGGGGCGATCGCCAATCCCGATGAGGATCGAATGGTGGGCCACTATTGGCTGCGGGATCCTGACCTTGCCCCAGCACCGGAACTCACCGCCGAAATTAGGGCAACCCTGGAGCAAATTAAAACCTTTGTGGATCAGGTGCATTCCGGCCAGATTGCCCCACCCCAGGGGGGAAAATTTAGGGATGTGATTTCCGTGGGCATTGGTGGATCGGCTCTGGGACCCCAGTTTGTCTCCCAGGCCTTAGCTCCCCTGGATGCGCCGTTGAATATTCATTTTTTAGACAATACGGATCCCGCCGGTTTCGATCGCCTCCTGACCCAACTGGGCGATCGCCTCGTGAATAGTTTGGTCTTAGTGGTTTCCAAATCTGGGGGAACCCCGGAAACCTGCAATGGCATGGTGGAGGTAGCCGCAGCCTTTCAACGGGCGGGCCTAGATTTCCCCAAGCACGCCGTTGCCATTACCATGAACGGCAGTAAACTCTTCCAGATTGCCCAGACCAATCACTGGTTAGCCATCTTCCCCATGTACGACTGGGTGGGGGGACGCACCTCCGAGCTTTCTGCGGTGGGTCTATTGCCGGCGGCCTTGCAGGGCATTGCCATTGAAGAGATGCTCACCGGGGCCAAACAAATGGATGCCGCCACCCGCGTCCCCCAGATCAAAACCAATCCCGCCGCCCTCCTCGCCCTCGCCTGGTACCATGCCGGCAATGGTAAGGGGGAAAAGGACATGGTGGTGTTGCCCTACAAAGATAGCCTGCAACTGTTTAGTCGCTACCTTCAGCAATTAGTGATGGAGTCCCTCGGCAAGGAAAAAGACCTCGATGGCCAGATTGTTCACCAGGGCATTGCGGTCTATGGCAACAAGGGCACCACGGATCAACACGCCTACGTTCAACAATTGCGGGATGGGTTGGCCAACTTTTTTCTAACCTTTATTGAAGTTCTCAAGGATCGCCCGGGAACCCCCATTGATGTGGAGCCGGGGATCACCTCGGGAGACTATCTCTGTGGTTTGCTCCTGGGGACTCGTCAGGCCCTTTACGACAACGATCGCCCGTCCCTGACCGTAACCCTGCCGGAGGTGACACCGACTACGGTGGGGGCCCTCATTGCCCTTTATGAGCGGGCGGTTGGTCTCTATGGATTTCTGGTGAATGTGAATGCCTATCACCAACCGGGGGTCGAAGCTGGGAAAAAAGCCGCCGCCGCCAACCTAGCCCTGCAACTAAAGTTAGTGAATGCCCTGAAACAGGAATCGGGGCCCATTCCCTTGATAGATTTAGTAACCAAACTCGGCGTTCCCGAACAGGCCGAGATGGCCTATCTGCTCCTGCGCCACTTGGCCGCCAATGATCAGCGTGTTGAATTGCTGGGGTCTCCCCAAACCCCGGGTCAGTTACGGGTGGTCTGGCAGGGTTAA
- a CDS encoding NAD-binding protein: MSQVHRELLAIIDRWLRVNIGDRGIEWSLEYLDHRLYIWLDGASVEQCQAWSDRWTKQWNQLFRQLPHALRTIKVLAGQKGHPFPLWQQTWEQPQPVSPASSLGSLETLDFAAVTPGHDPTVVDGSETGERFIICGLGSLGQYCIDSLRKFAGKSLNIHLCAIERQRDPGWEVQGMTDILSEPVLIGDCRQPDCLEQAGIHSCRTILFVTSDEATNIAGAIAARRLNPQVHLVVRSGRKNLNALLQEKLGSCVALDPMELPAPAFALAGLGDEILAALTVEGQQLRIVQHGITADEHRYINYPAQQLQRRHKRLLTVLKTDLTTGSPSSQSIPQTQPTTSCFATSGSSSRLFHQWSPDLILQVGDRPISIELIEPVSSPNYGQDFNLIQSLHQWLRHVHPRQLWQKFWQWVNGDRSRRIIFNGLEVGVLLWLLAAILLRLNVAEITWQKSFIASFILLTGGFSDVFGGLEPDPVPAWVQGILVIIALISLLFILGVFGLLAEKLLQSRFEFFQKRPPIPDAGHVILVGLGQVGQQVAQLLREFQQPFVVIVEDLDPPNLLPDVPILEGNIIQQLPQANLATAKSIILTSDDEMLNLEAALIARGTAQGHNNSIGLVVRTYDQLLSQNLAELLPNAQGLCVYELAAEAFAGAAFGENILGLFQIANRTVLVADYALTPGDTLVGKLMAEIAYGYGVVPVFYQKESAAIAGERTHQILPGDDVHVGAGDRLVILATIQGLRRIERGELAPRRTWRLWAGKPLYPEAGLEAGNIITNISGCPLSESRKFIAALPTTLELALYDHQVYRLGQQLRNLLPLRFYPV, from the coding sequence ATGTCCCAGGTGCATCGAGAACTATTGGCGATCATTGATCGGTGGCTCAGGGTCAATATCGGCGATCGCGGCATTGAGTGGAGTCTAGAGTATTTAGATCATCGCCTTTATATCTGGTTGGATGGAGCCAGCGTTGAGCAATGTCAAGCCTGGAGCGATCGCTGGACAAAGCAATGGAACCAACTCTTTCGCCAACTCCCCCATGCCCTCAGAACGATTAAGGTACTCGCCGGTCAAAAGGGCCATCCCTTTCCCCTTTGGCAGCAGACCTGGGAGCAGCCCCAGCCCGTCTCTCCAGCTAGTTCCCTAGGGAGCTTAGAAACTTTGGACTTCGCCGCTGTCACCCCAGGGCATGATCCCACGGTGGTAGACGGATCAGAAACCGGGGAGCGATTCATTATTTGTGGACTGGGAAGTTTGGGGCAATATTGTATTGATAGTTTACGGAAGTTTGCGGGCAAATCCCTGAATATTCACCTCTGTGCCATTGAACGGCAGCGGGATCCCGGTTGGGAAGTTCAGGGGATGACGGATATCCTGTCGGAACCGGTGTTGATTGGGGATTGTCGCCAGCCGGACTGCTTAGAGCAGGCGGGAATTCATAGTTGCCGCACGATTTTATTTGTCACCAGTGATGAAGCTACCAATATTGCCGGAGCGATCGCTGCCCGCCGCTTAAACCCCCAGGTGCATTTGGTGGTGCGATCGGGGCGGAAAAACCTCAATGCCCTCCTCCAAGAAAAGCTAGGGAGTTGTGTTGCCCTTGACCCCATGGAATTACCTGCGCCGGCCTTTGCCCTAGCGGGATTGGGGGATGAAATTCTGGCGGCTTTGACGGTGGAGGGACAGCAGCTACGAATTGTTCAGCATGGGATTACCGCCGATGAACACCGCTATATTAATTACCCTGCCCAACAACTACAACGCCGCCACAAACGCCTGCTCACGGTTCTGAAAACGGATCTAACAACGGGTTCCCCTAGTTCTCAATCAATCCCTCAGACCCAACCCACGACCTCCTGCTTTGCAACGTCGGGATCATCCTCCCGTCTATTTCATCAATGGTCTCCCGATCTAATCCTCCAGGTGGGCGATCGCCCCATTTCCATTGAATTGATTGAACCTGTTTCCAGTCCCAATTATGGGCAAGATTTTAACCTGATCCAATCCCTACACCAGTGGTTGCGCCACGTCCATCCCCGTCAACTCTGGCAAAAATTTTGGCAATGGGTCAATGGCGATCGCTCCCGCCGGATTATTTTTAATGGCTTGGAGGTGGGGGTTCTCCTCTGGTTACTGGCAGCCATTTTATTGCGGTTGAATGTGGCCGAGATTACCTGGCAAAAATCGTTCATTGCCAGTTTTATCTTACTCACCGGTGGCTTTAGTGATGTCTTTGGTGGTCTAGAGCCAGATCCCGTCCCCGCCTGGGTGCAGGGGATTTTAGTGATTATTGCCCTGATTAGTTTGCTATTCATTTTGGGCGTGTTTGGTTTACTGGCAGAAAAACTTCTCCAATCTCGGTTTGAATTTTTCCAGAAGCGGCCCCCCATTCCCGACGCTGGTCATGTGATCCTGGTGGGACTTGGCCAAGTGGGACAACAGGTAGCCCAACTTCTCCGAGAGTTTCAGCAACCCTTTGTGGTGATCGTTGAGGACTTAGATCCCCCCAATCTCTTGCCGGATGTACCGATTTTAGAGGGGAACATCATTCAACAGCTTCCCCAGGCAAATCTGGCCACGGCCAAGAGTATTATTCTCACCAGTGATGATGAAATGCTGAATCTGGAAGCAGCCCTCATTGCTAGAGGCACCGCCCAGGGCCACAATAATTCCATTGGCTTAGTGGTGCGAACCTACGATCAACTATTGAGTCAAAACCTAGCAGAGCTGTTACCCAATGCCCAGGGGTTGTGCGTCTATGAATTAGCGGCCGAAGCCTTTGCCGGAGCCGCCTTTGGTGAAAATATTTTAGGTCTGTTTCAAATTGCCAACCGCACGGTCTTGGTGGCTGACTACGCCCTCACCCCTGGAGATACCCTAGTGGGAAAACTGATGGCTGAAATTGCCTATGGGTATGGTGTGGTTCCCGTGTTCTATCAAAAAGAAAGCGCGGCGATCGCAGGGGAACGAACCCATCAAATTTTACCTGGCGATGATGTCCATGTCGGGGCCGGCGATCGCTTGGTTATACTAGCCACCATTCAGGGACTACGGCGCATTGAACGGGGTGAGTTAGCTCCTCGCCGCACCTGGCGACTTTGGGCCGGGAAACCCCTTTACCCCGAAGCGGGCCTGGAAGCAGGCAATATCATTACCAATATTAGCGGCTGCCCCCTCAGTGAATCCCGCAAGTTTATCGCCGCCTTACCCACCACCTTAGAATTGGCTCTCTACGATCATCAGGTGTACCGATTGGGCCAACAGTTACGCAATTTATTACCCCTGCGGTTCTATCCCGTTTGA
- the sixA gene encoding phosphohistidine phosphatase SixA: MAELNLYLLRHGIAVEGDLFPGPDRDRPLTAKGERKTREVAREFLNFGIEADLILSSPLLRAHQTSQLFLEAGVAPELAISDTLAPAGSFGDWLQWLDHWRDETHTSLMLVGHEPNLSHWTELLLWGKSRGSLQLKKAGVIGLTLPEGDPVGNSLLFWLTPPKFILKD; this comes from the coding sequence ATGGCTGAACTAAACCTGTACCTGCTGCGCCATGGCATTGCGGTTGAGGGAGATCTATTTCCCGGCCCCGATCGCGATCGCCCCCTGACGGCCAAGGGAGAGCGAAAAACCCGCGAAGTGGCTCGTGAATTCTTGAATTTTGGTATTGAAGCGGATTTAATCCTGTCCAGTCCGTTGCTGCGGGCCCACCAAACATCCCAGTTATTCCTAGAGGCGGGAGTTGCCCCAGAACTGGCGATCTCCGATACCTTGGCCCCCGCTGGCTCCTTTGGGGATTGGCTGCAATGGTTGGATCATTGGCGAGACGAAACCCATACGTCCTTGATGTTAGTGGGCCATGAACCCAATTTAAGCCATTGGACGGAGTTACTCCTCTGGGGCAAATCACGGGGGAGTCTACAGCTAAAAAAGGCTGGGGTGATCGGTTTAACTCTTCCGGAGGGTGATCCGGTGGGGAATAGCCTATTATTTTGGTTAACACCACCGAAATTTATACTCAAGGACTGA